One region of Podospora bellae-mahoneyi strain CBS 112042 chromosome 1 map unlocalized CBS112042p_1.2, whole genome shotgun sequence genomic DNA includes:
- the ASH2 gene encoding transcription factor, contains a PHD finger motif (EggNog:ENOG503NZB5; BUSCO:EOG09262X7T; COG:B; COG:K), with amino-acid sequence MADPSSPQPPRETTPSLISSIPQKRALPDDTHSPAVPSPLNPDGKSQKVQIQPPAEEGTTMGREKRTKKESLKKRESKGATGGDSSRASPAPKPKEQPGEMAPLRYKLAPPKITDFDLPRGPVFTSHHEVQDSEGRSIEFYETSDHVYNKKNFHYTHCIADPTFPSMFYYRNTEPEPYGAHLNFEDAASHMYFDQQGTHVTSDKGFRMARANVAVREGRWYWECKVTRGILKNKNEGDPESHGHIRLGFARREASLDAPVGFDAYSYGIRDKSGQKIHMSRPKDFFPEGEDIKEGDVIGLEIQLPSERLHRKVVQGHYNPAVDLIAEDEGHPDGIIEYPNIIRDRIPIRFKAHIYFEKIDYHTTKELEELMNPSSGPNNSSEPPNPNHTSPALRTLPNSYIKVYKNGKFMGTPFTDLLAFLPPASRMVNNQQAGGSGGAGVLGGRDVLDDGSVGYYPAVSVFRGGAVECNFGPNFWYPPPEFSQQQPQGEDVIVAEGDASQKPEAGENQPRALADRYDEQIVEDILYDIVDEVGFWSLGLGRGGSKDEKLAEGGTGLAMPPGGGREEIKELVQDD; translated from the exons ATGGCCGACCCAAGCTCCCCGCAACCTCCAAGGGAGACCACGCCTTCCTTGATCTCTTCTATACCTCAAAAGCGTGCGCTCCCAGACGACACCCACAGTCCCGCCGTTCCCTCGCCCCTCAATCCCGATGGGAAATCCCAAAAAGTACAGATTCAGCCACcagcagaagaaggaacAACCATGGGACGAGAGAAACGGACGAAAAAGGAGTCTCTCAAAAAGAGAGAGTCCAAGGGCGCCACGGGAGGTGACAGCTCGAGGGCTTCACCAGCACCCAAGCCGAAAGAGCAACCTGGCGAGATGGCGCCCTTGAGATACAAGCTCGCGCCCCCAAAGATCACCGACTTTGACCTTCCGCGTGGGCCGGTATTCACCAGCCATCACGAGGTACAAGATTCCGAGGGGAGATCAATTGAGTTCTACGAGACGTCAGATCA TGTCTACAACAAGAAGAACTTCCACTACACCCACTGTATTGCTGATCCCACGTTTCCGTCCATGTTCTACTATCGCAACACTGAGCCAGAACCGTATGGCGCCCACCTGAATTTCGAAGATGCCGCCTCGCACATGTATTTCGACCAGCAAGGCACACATGTGACCTCTGATAAGGGCTTCCGGATGGCTCGTGCCAATGTCGCAGTAAGGGAAGGGCGTTGGTACTGGGAGTGCAAGGTCACTCGTGGAATTttgaaaaacaaaaacgaaGGCGATCCAGAATCCCATGGGCACATTCGTCTCGGATTTGCGCGTAGGGAAGCCTCCCTCGATGCGCCGGTTGGGTTTGACGCTTACAGCTATGGAATTCGGGACAAATCTGGCCAGAAGATTCACATGTCTCGACCCAAAGACTTTTTCCCCGAAGGCGAGGACatcaaagaaggagacgTGATTGGTCTCGAGATCCAATTACCTTCCGAGCGGCTGCACAGAAAAGTCGTTCAAGGGCACTACAACCCGGCCGTTGATCTCATCGCTGAAGACGAAGGCCATCCCGACGGCATCATCGAGTATCCCAACATCATCCGCGACCGTATTCCGATCCGCTTCAAAGCTCACATCTACTTTGAAAAGATCGACtaccacaccaccaaagagTTGGAAGAGTTGATGAATCCAAGTTCGGGACCTAACAATTCCTCTGAACCTCCCAACCCGAATCACACCTCTCCAGCGTTGCGCACCCTTCCCAACTCATACATCAAGGTCTACAAGAATGGGAAGTTTATGGGTACTCCCTTCACCGATCTGTTAGCTTTCTTGCCCCCAGCGTCACGAATGGTGAACAACCAACAAGCTGGCGGTAGCGGTGGGGCCGGCGTGTTGGGCGGCAGAGATGTGCTTGATGATGGGTCGGTGGGGTATTATCCTGCCGTGAGTGTCTTTAGAGGAGGTGCCGTTGAGTGCAATTTTGGGCCCAATTTCTGGTATCCTCCGCCTGAATTttcacagcaacaaccgcaaggggaggatgtgatTGTGGCCGAAGGTGATGCTAGCCAGAAGCCAGAAGCGGGAGAAAATCAGCCACGTGCGTTGGCGGATAGATATGACGAGCAAATAGTAGAGGACATTCTCTATGACATTGTCGATGAGGTTGGCTTCTGGTCTTTGGGtctggggagaggtgggagtAAGGATGAAAAGTTGGCTGAAGGAGGGACAGGCCTTGCTATGCCACCAggcggtgggag